The Rhodocytophaga rosea genome has a segment encoding these proteins:
- a CDS encoding helix-turn-helix domain-containing protein has protein sequence MKIGNKIRKLRELRNFTQEYMAAQLNLSQTAYCKIEKDETKVSIVRLEQIAKILSISVKEILSFDEQSFFGNMSPHPNTGHGIPHSVIPEEKKLYESRIHQLKEENKHLRDLILYLQKGS, from the coding sequence ATGAAAATAGGAAATAAAATAAGGAAGTTACGTGAACTGCGGAACTTCACGCAGGAGTATATGGCTGCTCAACTAAACCTATCACAAACGGCCTATTGTAAAATTGAGAAAGATGAAACCAAAGTTTCAATCGTACGCCTGGAGCAAATTGCAAAAATACTCTCAATCAGCGTAAAAGAGATACTTTCGTTCGATGAACAATCATTTTTTGGGAATATGTCCCCACACCCCAATACAGGCCATGGTATACCACATAGCGTAATACCAGAAGAGAAAAAGCTATATGAAAGCCGTATCCATCAATTGAAAGAAGAAAATAAGCATTTAAGAGACTTGATTTTATACCTGCAAAAGGGTAGCTGA